A single genomic interval of Microthrixaceae bacterium harbors:
- a CDS encoding crotonase/enoyl-CoA hydratase family protein — protein sequence MEFSQIRYEVADGIATITLDRPDQMNAFTVTMMAEIRSAFDLSDADDDVRVVVVTGAGRAFCAGADLSGGADTFDYDKAASGAGGTAEVDPALAELLRSLVVNGVFRDTGGMTSLRIFSSRKPVIGAINGAAVGIGVTMTLPMDIRLVSTKAKLGFVFNARGIAPEAASTYFLPKIVGISQAAEWMFTGRIFGAAEALAGGLVRSVHEPDELLAAAYSLAAEIRDNTAPVSTTLTRAMLWQLLGASHPMAAHRIDSRAVQYTGTLPDALEGVMSFFERRSPQWQGKVSADLPDWYPFWDEPDFE from the coding sequence ATGGAGTTCTCGCAGATTCGCTACGAGGTCGCGGACGGCATCGCCACCATCACCCTCGATCGACCCGATCAGATGAACGCGTTTACGGTCACGATGATGGCCGAGATTCGATCGGCGTTCGACCTCAGCGACGCCGACGACGACGTCCGGGTGGTCGTGGTGACCGGGGCCGGCCGGGCATTCTGCGCCGGGGCCGACCTGTCGGGCGGTGCCGATACCTTCGACTACGACAAGGCCGCGTCGGGCGCGGGTGGAACCGCGGAGGTCGACCCCGCGTTGGCCGAGTTGCTGCGTTCGCTCGTGGTCAACGGGGTCTTTCGCGACACGGGCGGCATGACGAGTCTGCGCATCTTCTCGTCGCGAAAGCCGGTGATCGGCGCGATCAACGGCGCGGCGGTGGGCATCGGCGTGACGATGACGTTGCCGATGGACATCCGCCTGGTGTCGACCAAGGCGAAACTCGGGTTCGTGTTCAACGCCCGCGGCATCGCCCCAGAGGCCGCCTCGACGTACTTTCTGCCCAAGATCGTGGGGATCAGCCAGGCGGCGGAATGGATGTTCACCGGGCGGATCTTCGGAGCGGCCGAGGCGCTTGCGGGCGGCCTGGTCCGCTCGGTTCACGAACCCGACGAGTTGCTGGCGGCCGCCTATTCGCTTGCCGCGGAGATCCGCGACAACACCGCCCCGGTGTCGACGACGTTGACCCGAGCCATGTTGTGGCAGCTCCTTGGCGCATCGCATCCGATGGCTGCGCATCGCATCGACAGCCGCGCGGTCCAATACACCGGCACCCTGCCGGACGCGTTGGAGGGGGTCATGAGCTTCTTCGAACGTCGATCGCCGCAGTGGCAGGGCAAGGTGAGCGCGGATCTGCCCGACTGGTATCCGTTCTGGGACGAACCAGACTTCGAATGA